The sequence below is a genomic window from Glycine max cultivar Williams 82 chromosome 20, Glycine_max_v4.0, whole genome shotgun sequence.
aaattgtaatattgCGCTGCCAACATAGGAGgatctttctaaaaaaaacaacaaaaagttgTGTGAGTTGAGGATCTTCTTGTGAGATGCCATGGGACGCATACTGTGTGATTTGAAATGGGCTACGATGAAATTtagtaataatgtaaaaatcctATGATTCAACGTACAGCCTTGAAGTGCGGACTCAACAAAGACTATGAATGTTATTGGCCATACTAGATCAACCGAGCAAATGCATGGGGCCATCATAAATCCAATTTAACCAACTTCATTCAATTATGTGtgagtttatttaaacttatttatcaaaaaaaatattatcttaataaaacaaaaggatccatttatttaaatttatttattaaaaaatgttatcttAATAAAACAAAGGGTgaatttgtttagtttttttttaagaaaaaaaacctatataagtgtttttttaagtagatatgtttcttaaaataagtaaaaaaattattttttaagaaaaaataatttaaacaagcacattaaatttttttaattattttattaaaataaatatttattttaacaaataagtttaaacaaactaacctgaacaattttttgttttcttaatttgtttttcttcactgtttatactttaaaaaaaagttttaaaacattaagaaCCAAATCCTACCTGCTTGTTAGAAAAACACCTTTTTAGAAAACACTTATTCTAAAactgtttttcttaaaaaaaaaataaactagtcCTATGTTTAGTTTAAGgttataaaaatacttttgcaaatttgaaaataaaatcgtGCATTTCAATGTACAAGAAAGAAATATTTGTTACTTccaaaaaatacttttgaattctttcaatttttatgtaaaCATACAATAAATCTTGAGCACCAGTCCTCCACAAATATTAGGAGGATGTTAGAAGAGAGCACTCTTAAGGAGGTACTTCGTGTTTGACAAACCAAGTGTTGCGGACATAATCTTCAATAAGTTGTAAGCTATATAAAAATCCGACAGTTAGGATATGTGTTGGTACCTCACAATGAGTTGACTTAATTGagtgtagattttttttatcaaatgagTTAGATTAGTGGAGtaattcagtttttattttaagaaaagcgCTCCCAACACACTATTTATtacacttttaaattttattcgaAACCATAAAATTGagtgaaatttattaaataagaagtaaaacttcaataattttatgtttttttataaattgcagtcaataataaataatgttaaaaaatatgttactgCCATTGACACCATTCATAGAAGTCGCTACCATTTCTAATGAGAGGTAGGGAATGAGAATGAGTTTTGAGTATTATATGCAATGCctgtttgttttcaattataaaCGGATATTTGgagcaaaataaaatttgtaaaaaatctagacccttttttatatatataaaattaagtttgtgaaccattaaatttattttaaaattcgtgCTCCACATTTTAAATCGAAATCCAAACATCCACACAGTGTTTGGAACAATAATAAGATTAATGGGTTGTTTTTATTTCTGATGTTAGGCCAGCCCAAAAGCCTAAGACAACATAACTACAATTATCGCAACACAATGTTCTTCATGCTCCATCTTTTAATTTGTAGGCATTTAACTCTAAAAGTTGAGAAGTTTTGTATTTGTCTAAATAAATCATCACAAGAAAATGAACCATAAACATTGAGAAGATTTCAAAATTATGTGAATATAGTGAGATGataaatctaaattttaaaaaataatataaattattaataaatttagtcAGTAATTaggttaattaaatttcttaatttttataaaatagtgaAAGAATCTTATATGAGAGGACGGagtatatgaagaaaaaaaagttcctTGGCGAAAAAAGTGCTTTGCTAGGATATTTTTGCaccttttgttttgattttttgattgttttttcgTACATAACCTAGGCCTTTTGTCTTTACTATTTTAGTTGCTTAGTTGGAGGGACGGGCCTCGAGCATTGACTCGTTTTTGTTTCGTTTAGGGCCTCTTCTTTTCTTAATGGAAATTGATATTGGCACTACTTAAATTGCTATTGACAATGCCAAAAGGTTGGAAATTagtcaattaccctttcccacAGTCCCTCCCCTTCCCCTCTCTTCATTCAGAACCGAGACAGTAATAATAAGTAGAGTGAAACGGTGTGTTTGTTAGCATTAGATCCAATCTCTCTCTACCTCAATTCAATTCATCGCTCTCTCCCTTTCGTTTTCACCATAATTGATGCACCACTCAATTCCAAAAGCAAAAGCACCACTCTCTGCTCCAAATCTTCTCATCCAGCTTCGCCGAGAAAGGAGTTTTTGGAGCAAAATCCGTTTCCCATCTTGAATCGGTTTgagttttcctttttccttttttcttcctgTGTCTAAATCAGGTTTCTTACAGTTATGATAGTAGCagcatagagagagagagagagaaatcagaTGGAGGATATATCGAAATACGCGCACAGTCCTGCACACGTGGCAGTGGCGAGGCGCGACCACGCCGCGTTGCGCCGTCTCGTATCCACCATCCCTCGGCTGGCGAAAGCCGGCGAGGTCAACACAGAAGCCGAATCTCTCGCCGCGGAGCTCAAAGCCGACGAGGTTTCGGCGGTGATCGACCGGCGCGACGTTCCGGGAAGAGAAACCCCTCTCCACCTCGCGGTGCGCCTCAGGGACCCCGTCTCCGCCGAGATTCTAATGTGCGGCGGCGCCGACTGGAGCCTCCAGAACGAGCATGGCTGGAGCGCGCTCCAGGAAGCCGTGTGCACCCGAGAGGAAGCCATCGCCGTCATCATCGCGCGCCACTACCAGCCTCTGGCGTGGGCGAAATGGTGCCGCAGGCTCCCCCGCATTGTCGCCTCCGCCGCACGAATCCGCGACTTCTACATGGAGATTTCTTTCCATTTCGAGAGCTCCGTCATTCCCTTCATTGGTCGCATTGCGCCTTCCGACACTTACCGCATTTGGAAGCGCGGCTCTAACCTCCGCGCCGACATGACCCTTGCCGGATTCGACGGCTTCCGCATACAGCGTTCGGACCAAACTTTTTTGTTCCTCGGAGAGGGTTATGCCTCCGAGAATGGGAATTTGAACTTCCCACCGGGTTCTTTGCTTGCGCTTGCTCATAAGGAGAAGGAGGTTACGAATGCTTTGGAGGGAGCTGGTACTCAGCCGACTGAAGCTGAGGTTAATCATGAGGTTTCTTTGATGTCTCAGACTAATATGTATAGGCCTGGGATTGATGTTACTCAGGCGGAGCTTGTTCCGCATTTGAATTGGCGGCGGCAGGAGAAGACGGAGATGGTGGGGAATTGGAAGGCTATGGTTTATGACATGCTTCATGTGATGGTGAGTGTGAAGTCGAGGAGGGTTCCCGGGGCGATGACCGATGAGGAGCTTTTCGCTGTGGATGATGGGGAGAGTATGGTGAATCGAGAGAACAATGATGAGTATGATGATGTGTTGACTGCTGAGGAGAAGATGCAGTTGGATTCCGCGCTTCGGATGGGGAATTCTGATGGTATTTGTCAGGATGGGGAGCCTGGGTTTGATGGGCATGAGAATGGTTCAGCGGCTTCGAATTGTGAAGCCAATGGTGGTGGGGTTAAAGAGAAGAAGGGATGGTTTGGTTGGaacaagaaaaacatcaagGGTGGTGACGAGCCTGGGGATTTGAAGACTGCCAAGAAGTTTTCGGGTGATCAGCAGAAGCCGCAACCTGAGTTTGTGAAGGAAGATCCTGGGGAAACAAAGAAGGGAAAGGATAAAAACCttagaaggaaaaagaagaaaggaggaatTAATGAGTCTAAGAATGAGAGTGAGTACAAGAAGGGCTTGAGACCTGTTTTGTGGTTGACACCGGACTTTCCTTTGAGAACAGATGAGCTTTTGCCTCTGCTTGACATCTTAGCAAACAAGGTTAAGGCTATTAGGAGACTCAGAGAACTTTTGACAACTAAACTTCCTCTTGGAACCTTTCCTGTTAAGGTAACCCAAATACCCGTCATAACCTTCAGTGCTTAActtttattgtttgtttgtttgtttaaagCATTGTTGCTTTGCTCTCTACTCTTGTGgttgcaaattacaaaaaataggaGTTAGTCTAGAGGAGTTGTAGTTTCTCTAAACAtgcttcctcctcctcttcaaAGTTCTTGTTTTTGGATTGGGGGACCGGGTTTTCTTTGATTTTAGTTACAATACTTTTTCTGCTATCACAACACAAGTGAGTGCAATACAATTTCTTTGATTTCGAGTTGATGCTTAACTGTCGCTTGTAGAGATTGATGAATAAATTGATCATTCTCTTGAAATATACTACCACCATTCTATTGCAGTATTGCCAAATATGTGGCTTGGAGTTCATAGCATCAATATTTAAGATGTTTatggtttttagttttttttcctttggatATTTGTTCTAATTGAACACTTGCATTGGGGTTGTGTTAGAACAACGAGACTTTTCCCACTGGCTTACACCCAGCAATGTTTAGGCCGATACATGTAGTTGCCCTTCTATGGATTAATTTGTGAAGATGTACAGTTCTTCATCATTTATGCACAAGTATCAGAACTAGATATTGCAAAgcaaaatacatgatgttgccTAAAATTCATTGATATTGCACTCGTTTCTTTTCTATTATACATTCCAGATCTCTCTTCT
It includes:
- the LOC100801892 gene encoding ankyrin repeat domain-containing protein 13C-B is translated as MEDISKYAHSPAHVAVARRDHAALRRLVSTIPRLAKAGEVNTEAESLAAELKADEVSAVIDRRDVPGRETPLHLAVRLRDPVSAEILMCGGADWSLQNEHGWSALQEAVCTREEAIAVIIARHYQPLAWAKWCRRLPRIVASAARIRDFYMEISFHFESSVIPFIGRIAPSDTYRIWKRGSNLRADMTLAGFDGFRIQRSDQTFLFLGEGYASENGNLNFPPGSLLALAHKEKEVTNALEGAGTQPTEAEVNHEVSLMSQTNMYRPGIDVTQAELVPHLNWRRQEKTEMVGNWKAMVYDMLHVMVSVKSRRVPGAMTDEELFAVDDGESMVNRENNDEYDDVLTAEEKMQLDSALRMGNSDGICQDGEPGFDGHENGSAASNCEANGGGVKEKKGWFGWNKKNIKGGDEPGDLKTAKKFSGDQQKPQPEFVKEDPGETKKGKDKNLRRKKKKGGINESKNESEYKKGLRPVLWLTPDFPLRTDELLPLLDILANKVKAIRRLRELLTTKLPLGTFPVKVAIPIVPTIRVLVTFTKFEELQPAEEFSTPLSSPAYFQDAKSKESEGSTSWISWMKGSHGTQSIDSDSHRFKDEIDPFNIPLDYKWVDANERKRRMKAKRAKNMKHKKQTAKGGDGVQLGSEDVEEY